The following coding sequences lie in one Psychrobacter arenosus genomic window:
- the betA gene encoding choline dehydrogenase, with the protein MSTMTKEFDYIIVGAGSAGNVLATRLTEDASIKVLLLEAGRPDHRLDFRTQMPAALAMPLQGTTYNWGYKTDPEPYMNNRVLDCGRGKGLGGSSLINGMCYIRGNALDFDDWAKLDGLQDWTYLDCLPYFRKSENCDAGENDYHGVGGPVEMTTSKPGVNPLFEAMIEAGVQAGYPRTDDLNGYQQEGFGPMDRFVTPNGRRASTARGYLDRAKPRSNITILTGALTDVILFDGKRAVGVKVEHEGQTKHFHASREVIVSSGAIASPQLLQRSGIGPGQWLKDLGITEVLDLPGVGNNLQDHLELYMQYECLQPVSIAPANKWWNKPPIGAEWLFRGTGLGATNHFEAGGFIRTDEKFTHPNIQYHFLPLAVRYDGRNASDAHSFQAHVGSLRSPSRGRVKLTSRDPNAHPSILFNYMSHEQDWQEFRAAMRITREIIHQPALDPYRGRALSPTEDLVTDAQLDEYVREHGETAYHPSCTCAMGEHNEAVVNGEGLVHGIDGLRVVDASIMPNIISGNLNATTIMLAEKIVDKMRGRQLPRSTADYFVANGMPLRGEPMRLYKA; encoded by the coding sequence ATGTCAACGATGACCAAAGAGTTTGACTATATCATCGTCGGAGCAGGCTCTGCGGGCAACGTGCTCGCTACCCGTCTGACCGAAGATGCCAGTATCAAAGTATTGCTGCTCGAGGCCGGACGCCCCGATCATCGCCTCGATTTCCGCACGCAGATGCCGGCAGCGCTTGCCATGCCATTGCAAGGCACCACTTACAACTGGGGTTATAAAACCGATCCCGAACCTTATATGAATAATCGCGTCCTCGACTGTGGGCGTGGTAAAGGTTTGGGCGGCTCGTCCTTGATTAATGGCATGTGCTATATCCGGGGCAACGCCTTAGACTTTGATGACTGGGCAAAGCTTGATGGCTTGCAAGACTGGACTTATTTAGATTGCCTGCCCTACTTTAGAAAGTCAGAAAACTGCGATGCTGGCGAAAACGATTATCACGGCGTTGGCGGCCCGGTCGAAATGACCACCTCCAAACCTGGGGTCAACCCATTATTTGAAGCGATGATTGAAGCGGGCGTGCAAGCCGGTTATCCGCGTACTGACGATCTTAACGGCTATCAGCAAGAAGGCTTTGGCCCAATGGACCGCTTTGTTACGCCGAATGGTCGCCGCGCCTCTACCGCTCGTGGTTATCTAGACCGCGCTAAGCCCCGCAGCAACATCACCATTTTGACGGGTGCGCTGACGGATGTGATTCTGTTTGATGGCAAACGAGCGGTTGGTGTGAAAGTCGAACATGAAGGTCAGACCAAACACTTCCATGCCTCGCGTGAAGTCATCGTCTCTTCGGGTGCGATTGCCTCGCCGCAGTTGCTGCAGCGCTCAGGGATTGGTCCTGGTCAGTGGCTCAAAGATTTGGGCATTACGGAAGTGCTAGACCTGCCAGGTGTTGGTAATAATCTACAAGACCATCTTGAGTTATACATGCAATACGAGTGCCTCCAGCCGGTCTCTATTGCCCCTGCGAACAAATGGTGGAATAAGCCGCCTATCGGTGCCGAATGGCTGTTTAGAGGCACGGGCTTGGGCGCGACCAACCATTTTGAAGCCGGTGGCTTTATCCGTACCGATGAGAAGTTTACCCACCCTAATATCCAGTATCACTTCTTGCCACTAGCGGTACGTTATGACGGTCGTAATGCTAGCGATGCGCACAGCTTCCAAGCTCACGTGGGCTCATTACGCTCACCGAGCCGTGGCCGTGTCAAACTCACCTCGCGCGATCCGAACGCCCATCCCAGCATCTTGTTTAACTATATGTCGCACGAGCAAGACTGGCAAGAGTTTCGCGCTGCCATGCGCATCACCCGTGAGATTATCCATCAGCCGGCGCTAGACCCTTATCGTGGCCGCGCGCTGTCACCGACCGAAGATTTGGTTACAGATGCTCAGCTCGATGAATACGTACGCGAACATGGCGAGACCGCTTACCACCCTTCGTGTACTTGTGCGATGGGCGAGCATAACGAGGCGGTCGTCAACGGCGAAGGTCTGGTACACGGTATCGATGGCTTGCGGGTAGTCGACGCTTCTATCATGCCTAATATTATTAGCGGTAACTTAAACGCCACCACCATTATGTTGGCAGAAAAAATCGTTGATAAGATGCGCGGTAGACAATTACCTCGCTCGACGGCGGACTACTTCGTTGCTAATGGTATGCCTTTACGCGGTGAGCCTATGCGACTTTATAAGGCTTAG
- the betT gene encoding choline BCCT transporter BetT codes for MQSPSSGPAVQPLTLNKTVFAGAAIISILLIIWTIAFPTYSETLLGTAMRWVSDNFGWYYMLVIAAYSIFSLFVGFSRYGDIKLGQDHEKAQFPFLAWAAMLFSAGIGIDLLFFGASEPLMHYLTPHSGLDPASAEAMRAAVPQAFLHWGLHGWGIYALIGMALAYFAYRKNMPLALRSALTPIFGERLIKGWLGDSVDTFGVVCTLMGIATSLGIGVLQANAGLTHVFGIESSKMVQTLIIVFVVVAAAISAMTGVEKGVRRLSEFNMLSAILLLVAILVMGNTVYLLNTFTQNIGVYFDTLVAKTFDVYAYDGESGAEWKSWWTVFFWAWWVAWAPFVGLFIARISRGRTLREFVFGVMFIPLGFIFAWFSIFGNSAIDLVANGATALGEVAVNDAAMGMFALFEYYPYSDVLSLAGVVIGLVFFITSADSGALVLANLSSRGLSNDADAPVWLRLFWAAATGLITLGLLFAGGFSSLQSVSVIAGLPFSIILVLYMVSMWKSLKEEGQYRKASTVDTANVLNSGKNWKARLQRIVSFPDGKQVRRFMQASVLPAMQDVTAELTAGGLTATVIAHEASADQLEGLSLHVGHGSEDDFIYDVYLVKAPRPNFTLKTTIKDSDYYYRAEVFLRDGSQEYDLVGYTKEQVLVDILNQYERHMQYLHLGR; via the coding sequence ATGCAAAGCCCGAGCTCTGGCCCCGCTGTCCAACCACTGACGTTAAATAAAACAGTGTTTGCCGGCGCGGCCATAATTTCGATACTTTTGATTATTTGGACCATAGCCTTCCCCACTTATAGCGAGACCTTATTGGGTACCGCGATGCGTTGGGTCTCTGATAATTTTGGCTGGTATTACATGCTGGTGATTGCCGCCTACAGCATATTTTCTTTATTTGTGGGTTTCTCCCGCTACGGCGATATCAAACTGGGGCAAGACCACGAAAAAGCCCAGTTCCCCTTTTTAGCTTGGGCCGCGATGCTGTTCTCTGCCGGTATCGGTATTGACCTGTTATTTTTTGGCGCGTCCGAGCCGCTGATGCATTACCTGACCCCACATTCGGGGCTAGATCCTGCCAGCGCTGAAGCAATGCGCGCTGCCGTCCCGCAAGCCTTTTTACATTGGGGTTTACATGGTTGGGGTATTTACGCCCTCATCGGTATGGCACTCGCCTACTTCGCTTACCGAAAAAATATGCCCCTAGCTTTACGCTCCGCCTTGACGCCTATCTTTGGTGAGCGGCTGATTAAAGGCTGGTTGGGTGATAGCGTCGATACCTTTGGTGTCGTCTGTACGTTGATGGGGATTGCTACTAGTCTGGGTATTGGCGTACTGCAAGCCAATGCTGGCCTGACCCATGTGTTTGGCATCGAATCGAGCAAGATGGTACAAACCTTAATCATCGTGTTTGTCGTCGTTGCTGCTGCCATATCGGCAATGACCGGGGTGGAAAAAGGCGTCCGTCGTCTCTCCGAATTTAACATGCTATCCGCGATTTTATTGCTGGTCGCTATTTTAGTGATGGGCAATACTGTCTATTTGCTGAATACCTTTACTCAGAATATCGGGGTTTATTTTGATACTTTAGTCGCCAAAACTTTTGATGTTTACGCTTATGACGGGGAGTCTGGCGCTGAATGGAAATCTTGGTGGACCGTATTCTTCTGGGCATGGTGGGTGGCTTGGGCACCGTTTGTGGGCCTATTTATTGCCCGTATTAGCCGTGGCCGTACCCTACGTGAGTTTGTCTTCGGCGTGATGTTTATCCCGCTCGGCTTTATCTTTGCTTGGTTCTCTATCTTTGGTAACTCAGCTATTGACCTAGTCGCCAATGGCGCGACGGCTTTAGGTGAAGTCGCGGTCAATGACGCGGCGATGGGCATGTTTGCCTTATTCGAATACTACCCGTATAGCGACGTGTTATCGCTAGCAGGCGTGGTAATTGGTCTTGTATTCTTTATCACCTCTGCGGATTCAGGCGCTTTAGTACTGGCTAACCTGAGCAGCCGTGGTCTATCGAACGACGCCGATGCCCCCGTTTGGTTGCGTTTATTCTGGGCAGCGGCTACCGGTCTTATTACTCTAGGCTTGTTGTTTGCTGGCGGCTTTAGCTCGCTACAGTCGGTCTCGGTCATCGCCGGTCTGCCTTTCTCCATCATCTTAGTGCTCTACATGGTGTCTATGTGGAAGTCGCTCAAAGAAGAAGGGCAATACCGCAAAGCCAGCACCGTCGATACCGCCAACGTGTTGAACAGTGGTAAAAACTGGAAGGCTCGCTTGCAACGTATCGTCAGCTTCCCAGATGGCAAGCAAGTGCGCCGCTTTATGCAAGCTTCTGTGTTACCGGCCATGCAAGATGTCACAGCTGAACTGACCGCTGGTGGCTTGACCGCAACCGTTATCGCGCATGAAGCCAGTGCTGATCAGCTCGAAGGCTTAAGCCTGCATGTGGGCCATGGTAGCGAAGACGACTTTATCTACGATGTGTATTTGGTCAAAGCACCACGACCGAACTTCACGCTCAAGACCACGATTAAAGATTCGGATTACTACTACCGCGCTGAAGTGTTCTTACGTGATGGCTCACAAGAGTATGATTTAGTGGGCTATACCAAAGAACAAGTGCTGGTCGATATCCTCAATCAGTATGAGCGTCATATGCAGTATTTGCATTTAGGCCGTTAA
- a CDS encoding MFS transporter has product MHAKELLEMERREIRALHYTWIAFFLTFYVWFNMAPLASSMLAAESYLTSEHIKLFLIANVALTIPGRVVVGMALDRFGPRRVFSVLMVVMAIPTWFFAFGNSATQLFVSRLFMSIVGAGFVVGIHMTTLWFKPKDIGFAEGFYAGWGNFGSAAAAITIPTVALQFFGGDDGWRWAIAASGLIMAIYGVAYWFLVTDGPTADTHKKSRKSGALEVSTWRDLWLYCLFIIPLYGILSVLVYRTQSMGFLSETGAWVCYGAIAVMVIYQIYKALSVNIPIIKAGIPEDDKYSFSSVAALNISYFANFGAELAVVSMLPMFFQGTWKLDATSAGLIASTFAFVNLWARPLGGYISDRVGSRRKVMLVYMFGIGLGFVAMGMLNESWPLFFAVCITIICSVFVQGAEGATFGVIPSIKRRLTGQISGMTGAYGNVGAVFYLFLFTFVEPNQFFYVIAAGAFIAWLVCYVWLQEPADAFGEEYTMSSVDRMLAEKQ; this is encoded by the coding sequence ATGCACGCCAAAGAGCTGCTAGAGATGGAACGTCGTGAGATTAGAGCGCTGCACTATACGTGGATTGCTTTTTTTCTCACCTTTTACGTTTGGTTTAATATGGCGCCGCTCGCCTCGTCAATGTTGGCGGCGGAGAGCTACCTCACCTCAGAACACATCAAGCTATTTTTGATTGCCAACGTCGCTTTGACGATTCCGGGCCGGGTGGTCGTCGGCATGGCGCTAGACCGTTTTGGCCCTCGTCGCGTGTTTTCCGTATTGATGGTGGTCATGGCCATCCCCACTTGGTTCTTTGCCTTTGGTAACTCCGCTACCCAGTTGTTTGTCTCACGGCTGTTTATGTCGATTGTCGGCGCCGGTTTCGTGGTCGGTATTCATATGACCACTCTTTGGTTTAAGCCTAAAGATATTGGCTTTGCCGAAGGGTTTTATGCCGGTTGGGGCAATTTTGGTTCCGCCGCAGCTGCCATTACTATTCCAACTGTGGCGCTACAATTCTTCGGTGGTGACGATGGTTGGCGTTGGGCAATTGCAGCATCAGGGTTAATTATGGCGATTTACGGGGTAGCGTATTGGTTTTTAGTGACCGATGGTCCGACTGCCGATACCCATAAAAAATCGCGCAAATCGGGTGCACTAGAAGTTTCCACTTGGCGTGACCTGTGGTTATATTGCCTGTTTATCATTCCGCTATATGGCATCCTCTCGGTGTTGGTGTATCGCACCCAAAGCATGGGGTTTTTAAGCGAGACCGGGGCTTGGGTCTGCTATGGCGCTATCGCTGTCATGGTAATTTATCAAATTTATAAAGCCCTTAGCGTGAATATTCCTATTATCAAAGCCGGCATCCCGGAAGACGATAAATATTCGTTTAGCTCGGTAGCCGCCCTGAATATCTCCTATTTTGCCAATTTTGGCGCAGAGTTGGCAGTGGTCTCCATGCTACCGATGTTTTTCCAAGGAACCTGGAAGTTAGACGCCACCTCAGCCGGTCTGATTGCCTCTACCTTTGCTTTTGTGAATCTGTGGGCACGCCCGCTCGGCGGCTACATCTCTGATCGGGTCGGCAGTCGCCGTAAAGTGATGCTGGTGTATATGTTTGGCATTGGCTTAGGCTTTGTAGCGATGGGCATGCTGAATGAGTCGTGGCCGCTATTCTTTGCCGTCTGTATCACCATTATCTGCTCGGTATTTGTTCAGGGTGCAGAAGGCGCTACGTTTGGGGTTATCCCGTCGATTAAACGCCGCTTAACGGGGCAAATCTCAGGCATGACTGGAGCCTATGGCAACGTGGGCGCAGTATTTTATCTGTTCCTATTCACCTTCGTTGAGCCCAACCAGTTCTTTTACGTGATTGCAGCCGGTGCCTTCATCGCTTGGTTGGTCTGCTATGTCTGGCTACAAGAGCCTGCCGATGCTTTTGGCGAGGAATACACCATGTCTTCGGTCGATAGGATGCTGGCGGAAAAGCAGTAG
- the betB gene encoding betaine-aldehyde dehydrogenase: MQTQTAYINGSYLPVDPALTTFETINPATGQVLATIQQTTSEQIDNAVKAAQQGQKIWAAMTPVERSRILLKAVEILRERNDELALLETQDTGKGVSETKYVDIVTGADVIEYYAGLATTIEGRQIPLRETSFVYTREEPLGVVAGIGAWNYPIQIAMWKAAPALAAGNAMIFKPSEVTPLTALRLAEIFSEAGLPDGVFNVVQGNHEVGSALTQHPDIAKVSFTGGVPTGKKVMSGAATSSLKDITMELGGKSPLIIFDDADIDTAADIAMMANFYSSGQVCTNGTRVFIPKAMQADFEQAIVARVARIKLGDPMDENVTMGPLVSFPHMQRVLDYIEQGKAGGARLLCGGERVTTGDLANGAYVAPTVFTDCSDEMTIVREEIFGPVMSILTYESEEKVIERANATEYGLAAGVVTSDLTRAHRVIAQIEAGICWLNTWGESAAQMPVGGYKHSGVGRENGMQTLKHYTQTKSIQVELGKFESVF; the protein is encoded by the coding sequence ATGCAGACCCAGACCGCTTATATTAACGGCAGCTATCTACCTGTTGACCCAGCACTGACCACGTTTGAGACTATTAATCCAGCGACCGGGCAAGTACTCGCCACGATTCAGCAGACCACTAGCGAGCAGATTGATAATGCGGTAAAAGCGGCACAACAAGGTCAGAAGATTTGGGCAGCGATGACCCCGGTTGAGCGTAGCCGTATCCTACTCAAGGCAGTTGAGATACTGCGCGAGCGTAACGATGAGTTGGCGCTACTCGAGACGCAAGATACCGGTAAAGGGGTATCTGAGACCAAATATGTCGACATCGTGACCGGTGCTGATGTCATTGAATACTATGCAGGATTGGCCACCACGATCGAAGGTCGCCAGATTCCTCTGCGCGAGACCAGCTTTGTCTATACGCGTGAAGAGCCATTGGGTGTGGTCGCCGGTATTGGCGCTTGGAACTATCCGATTCAGATTGCTATGTGGAAAGCGGCGCCTGCCCTAGCTGCAGGTAACGCTATGATTTTTAAACCTTCTGAAGTTACACCGTTGACCGCATTGAGACTCGCTGAAATCTTTAGCGAAGCCGGCCTACCGGATGGCGTCTTTAACGTCGTGCAGGGCAACCATGAAGTGGGCTCAGCGCTAACGCAGCATCCGGATATTGCTAAAGTATCCTTTACGGGCGGCGTACCTACCGGCAAAAAAGTCATGTCAGGGGCGGCGACCTCTTCACTGAAAGATATCACAATGGAGTTGGGTGGTAAGTCTCCGCTCATTATCTTTGACGATGCTGATATCGATACTGCGGCAGATATTGCCATGATGGCGAACTTCTATAGCAGCGGTCAGGTCTGTACCAATGGCACGCGCGTGTTCATTCCTAAAGCCATGCAAGCAGACTTTGAACAAGCCATCGTCGCGCGGGTAGCCCGTATCAAACTAGGCGACCCGATGGATGAGAACGTCACGATGGGGCCGCTAGTGAGCTTCCCACATATGCAACGGGTCCTCGACTATATCGAACAAGGTAAGGCAGGCGGTGCGCGCTTATTGTGCGGTGGCGAGCGTGTCACTACAGGCGACTTGGCCAATGGTGCTTATGTTGCGCCAACCGTGTTTACCGATTGCAGTGATGAGATGACCATAGTGCGCGAAGAAATCTTTGGCCCGGTCATGTCTATCTTGACTTACGAGAGCGAAGAAAAAGTGATTGAGCGCGCTAATGCTACTGAATATGGCTTGGCGGCTGGGGTCGTAACTAGCGACTTAACTCGTGCGCATCGCGTCATCGCGCAAATTGAAGCCGGTATCTGCTGGTTAAACACTTGGGGCGAGTCGGCAGCGCAAATGCCTGTTGGTGGCTATAAGCACTCAGGTGTGGGCCGCGAAAATGGCATGCAGACCCTAAAGCACTACACGCAAACCAAATCTATCCAAGTGGAATTGGGCAAGTTTGAATCGGTATTTTAA